Genomic window (Bradyrhizobium sp. 186):
GTTTTGTCGCCGAAGGTGCGCGAATGAACGACGGCACGATCATCGCCGCCGATCTGATCGTGCTTTCCACCGGCTACAAGCCGCAGGAATATCTGGTGCGAAAGCTATTCGGCGACGGCCTGGCCGACCGCGTCGGCCCGGTCTGGGGCTTTGGCGAGGGCCTCGAGCTGCGCAACATGTATGCGCGCACGAAGCAGCCGGGCCTGTGGTTCATCGCCGGCAGCCTCGCGCAGTGCCGGATCAACTCGAAATACCTCGCGCTCCAGATCAAGGCGGTCGAAGAAGGGATTTTGGGGCGTGAGGCGGGCGCAACGTAAATCAGTCGTCATTCCGGGGCGCGCGTAGCGCGAACCCGGAATCCATTTATCCTCGAAACATGCGGTATGATGGATTCCGGGCTCGCGGCTTCGCCGCGCCCCGGAATGACAGAAGGAGAGAACACCAATGCCAGCCATTCTCGGCACCGGCGAGCACCGCTACCGCGTCGTCGAAAACTTCGCAAAACTGCCGGACGGCTGGACGCTGACCGACGTCGCCTCCGTTGCGGTCGACAGCAAGGACCGCATCTACGTCTTCAACCGCGGCGCCCATCCGATGGTGGTGCTCGACCGTGAGGGCAACTTCTTGCGCAGCTGGGGTGAAGGCCTGTTCTCGCGTGCCCATGGCCTGCACATCGATGCGGACGACCATCTCTATTGCACCGATGACGGTGACCACACCGTGCGCAAATGCACCACCGACGGCAAGGTGCTGCTGACAATCGGCATCCCCGAGAAACCGGCGCCGTTCATGAGCGGCGATCCCTTCCATCGCTGCACCCATACCGCGCTGTCGCCGAAGGGCGAGATCTACGTCTCCGACGGCTATGGCAATGCCCGCGTGCACAAGTTCACGCCCGACGGCAAGCTGATGACGAGCTGGGGCGAGCCCGGCACCGATCCCGGCCAGTTCAACATCGTGCACAACATCGCGACCGATGCCGACGGCTGGGTCTATGTCGCCGACCGCGAGAACCATCGCGTGCAGGTATTTGATGGCAACGGCAAATACGAGACGCAGTGGAACAATCTGCACCGGCCCTGCGCGCTGTGCTGTTGCGGCGGCGGCAAGAGCCCGACCTTCGTGATCGGCGAGCTTGGCCCAGGCCTGGCCGTCAACCGCAAGGTGCCCAATCTCGGTCCGCGGCTGTCGATCGTCGACGCCAAGGGCAACCGCATCGCGCGGCTCGGCGGCGAGGACGGCCCGGGTGTTGCCAGCGGGAAATTCCTGGCGCCGCACGGCATCGCGCTGGATTCGAAAGGTGACATCTATGTCGGCGAGGTCGGTGTCACCGACTGGAAGACCAGCTTTCCGGACGAGGAAATGCCGGCCGCGGTGCGCGCGACGCGGTGCCTGCAGAAGCTGGAGCGGGTGCGGGACTAGCCGCGCCAGCACGGCTATAGCGCGCCCTTAGGCTGACGCCGCCCCCCACGCGATCGTGAAAGGCTGTTCCGCGCCGGCCCCACATGGCCCCCCAAATCACGGCGTTTTTGAGCGCTTTGCCACCCCGCGGCCATATCGCCTGCGCCGGAATAAGTCGCTCAACGGGCTTCACAATCCCGTCACGCTGCATGTAGTATGTCAGAACATGCTGCTTCGCAGCGTACATGGAGGCCAGGAGCGTTACTTGAACGCACATGTCTCGCAAGGCCATTGGCCGGTGTTGGTGCTGAATGCGGACTTCCGGCCGCTGAGTTACTACCCGCTGTCTCTGTGGTCGTGGCAAGATGCGATCAAGGCGGTGTTCCTCGATCGCGTCAACATCGTCGCGCATTACGATCAGGCGGTTCGAAGTCCCACGCTAGAGATCCAGCTGCCGAGCGTGGTGTCGCTCAAATCCTTCGTCAAGCCGACCACCCATCCTGCATTCACCCGATTCAACGTCTTCCTGCGCGATCGTTTCGCCTGCCAATATTGCGGTTCGCCGGAAGATCTCACCTTCGATCACATCATCCCGCGCAGCAAAGGCGGCCAGACCACTTGGGAGAACGTGGTCGCGGCATGCTCGCCCTGTAACCTGCGCAAGGGCAATCTCTCGCCGGTACAGGCAAGGATGTTTCCGCGCCAGCACGCATTTGCCCCGACCGTGCACCAGCTCCACCGCAACGGCCGCCTGTTCCCGCCGAACTATCTGCACGACAGCTGGCTGGATTACCTCTACTGGGATACGGAGCTGGATCCGTAGGGGCGGAATCCGGCCTTACACTCCGATCGCGTTCCGCGTGATCACGTCACGATAGAACGCCACGCTCAGTTTCGGCACCCTTGCCTGCGTCTCAAAATCGACGCGGTAGAGGCCGAAGCGTTTCCCGTAGCCAAAAATCCACTCGAAATTGTCCATCAGGCTCCACAGGAAGTAGCCGCGGATCGGTACGCCCTCGATGACTGCCCGCTGCATCTGGGTCAAATAGTTGCGCAGGAACATGATGCGGTCGAGGTCGTAGACCTGGCCGTCGGCGGCGATCTTGTCTTCCGACGAGGTGCCGTTCTCGCTGATATAGATGGTGTCGATGTTCCAGATTTTTGCGGCGATACGCGGCGCCCAGTAGATCACCTCAGGGCCGACCCGCAGCCATTCCGAATTCATGTGCGGGAACGAGGTTGGAAACGGCAGCACGTGGAAGCCCGGCGCGCGGTCGGAGGCCGTGACGTAGTATTGCGGCGCGTAGATGTTGAGGCCGACGAAATCGTTCGGCGTGCCGATGATCTTCAACTCCTCGGCAGTGAATTTCGGCGCGTCGGCGCCGG
Coding sequences:
- a CDS encoding peptidyl-alpha-hydroxyglycine alpha-amidating lyase family protein, with amino-acid sequence MPAILGTGEHRYRVVENFAKLPDGWTLTDVASVAVDSKDRIYVFNRGAHPMVVLDREGNFLRSWGEGLFSRAHGLHIDADDHLYCTDDGDHTVRKCTTDGKVLLTIGIPEKPAPFMSGDPFHRCTHTALSPKGEIYVSDGYGNARVHKFTPDGKLMTSWGEPGTDPGQFNIVHNIATDADGWVYVADRENHRVQVFDGNGKYETQWNNLHRPCALCCCGGGKSPTFVIGELGPGLAVNRKVPNLGPRLSIVDAKGNRIARLGGEDGPGVASGKFLAPHGIALDSKGDIYVGEVGVTDWKTSFPDEEMPAAVRATRCLQKLERVRD
- a CDS encoding HNH endonuclease; protein product: MNAHVSQGHWPVLVLNADFRPLSYYPLSLWSWQDAIKAVFLDRVNIVAHYDQAVRSPTLEIQLPSVVSLKSFVKPTTHPAFTRFNVFLRDRFACQYCGSPEDLTFDHIIPRSKGGQTTWENVVAACSPCNLRKGNLSPVQARMFPRQHAFAPTVHQLHRNGRLFPPNYLHDSWLDYLYWDTELDP